The genomic window CGCCGGACTCTCGAACTCGATCGTGGAGTTCGAGCACGCCGTACGCCACGAGCGCCGAGACCGTGAGGGCGAGCCACTCGTGCGGGCTGACGATGTGTCTGAAAACGATGCCGACGCCGCCGGCGAGCAGCGTCGCGGCGACCGGTAGTCCGACCGCCGTGTACGCGACTTCGCCCGCTCGCGGATCGAAGCGATAGTAGTAGATCGAGAGGGCGATCCCCGGGACCACGACGGTCGCGACGAGCGTCGCCCACCAGCTCGGATCGGCCGACGCCGGTTCGATCGCGTCGACCGCGACGTAGACGAGGAAAACGAACACGAGGAAGAGCGAGAGCAACGTGGCGCCGAGGCAACTGGCTTTGAACAGCTGTCCGCGGAGCTGACTCACCTGTCCGTCCGCACCGAACCAGGCGCCCGTCGACTCGTCGGTCGTCGCCATCAGCGGTTCACCTCCGTCGCGGTCGTGCCGTTCGCGGTGGTGGCTCGGTTCATTGGTACTCCTCCCGGTAGCGTGCGGCGATGCGGTTGCTGAGTAGGTTCATGGTGAACGTGATCACGAACAGCGTTAGCCCGATCGCGAACATGGAGTAGTAGCCGGGGGTTCCGCCGGACAGGTCCGTCGTGACCGCCTGCACCATGGCGGCGGTCATCGTCTGGCCGGAGTTGAAGAGATTCGCGAACGGGTTCGACGGGTCGAACATGCGCGCCATACTCCCGCCGGCGACGACGACGATCATCGTCTCGCCGATCGCCCGCGAGAGCGCGAGGATGTACGACGAGAAGATTCCCGAGACCGACGCGGGGATGACGATCTTCGTCGTGACTTCGAACTTCGTGGCGCCGAGGCCGTACCCCGCCTGACGGAGCGAGTCCGGCACCGCGCTCATCGCGTCCTCGCTGATCGAGGAGACCATCGGAATTATCATGATCCCGACCATGATCGACGCGGAGAGCAAGTTGAACAGGCTCACCCCGAGTCCCAACTGCTGGAGCCACGGCGTCAGGTAGACGAGCGCGAAGAATCCGTAGACGACGGTCGGAATCCCGGCGAGGATCTCGAGCGCCGGTTTCAGCACCGACCGCATCCGATCGCTGGCGTACTCGCTCAGATAGACCGCAGCGGCGGTGCCGATCGGTATCGCGACGAGCGCCGAGACGATCGTCACGGTGAGCGTGGCGCTCACCAGCGGTAGGATGCCGAGAATCGGGTTTTCGCCCCGCAGGACCCACCTCGTTCCGGTGAAGAACGAGAACGGGTCGTACATTCGAAAGAATTCGATGGTGTCGATCGCCAGTGTGACGATAATGCTGATCGTAACGAAAACTGTCAGTGCCGCACACCCGAATAACAGCCCGTGGTACAACC from Haloterrigena sp. KLK7 includes these protein-coding regions:
- the pstC gene encoding phosphate ABC transporter permease subunit PstC, with protein sequence MSETSIEADLTRSANARNAKERLYHGLLFGCAALTVFVTISIIVTLAIDTIEFFRMYDPFSFFTGTRWVLRGENPILGILPLVSATLTVTIVSALVAIPIGTAAAVYLSEYASDRMRSVLKPALEILAGIPTVVYGFFALVYLTPWLQQLGLGVSLFNLLSASIMVGIMIIPMVSSISEDAMSAVPDSLRQAGYGLGATKFEVTTKIVIPASVSGIFSSYILALSRAIGETMIVVVAGGSMARMFDPSNPFANLFNSGQTMTAAMVQAVTTDLSGGTPGYYSMFAIGLTLFVITFTMNLLSNRIAARYREEYQ